A window of the Sardina pilchardus chromosome 21, fSarPil1.1, whole genome shotgun sequence genome harbors these coding sequences:
- the LOC134069257 gene encoding cytochrome b-c1 complex subunit 8, whose amino-acid sequence MGRHFGDLARIRHVITYSISPFEQKAFANYFSKGIPNVWRRFRASVFKVAPPMTVMYLTYTWGNSVHEQGKKKNISDFEKGEADE is encoded by the exons ATGGGACGTCACTTCGGAGATCTCGCCAGGATTCGGCATGTGATCACCTACAGCATCTCCCCGTTTGAACAGAAGGCATTCGCTAACTACTTCTCCAAGGGTATCCCAAACGTCTGGAGACGATTCAGAGCATCGGTTTTCAAAGTTGCACCAC CTATGACTGTTATGTACCTGACATACACCTGGGGAAACAGTGTCCATgaacaaggcaaaaaaaagaacatcagTGATTTCGAGAAGGGTGAAGCCGATGAGTGA